One Gossypium raimondii isolate GPD5lz chromosome 3, ASM2569854v1, whole genome shotgun sequence genomic window carries:
- the LOC105796927 gene encoding uncharacterized protein LOC105796927, with the protein MVKVRLNTADVAAEVKCLRRLIGMRCSNVYDLSPKTYIFKLMNSSGVTESGESEKVLLLMESGVRLHTTAYVRDKSNTPSGFTLKLRKHIRTRRLEDVRQLGYDRIILFQFGLGTNAHYVILELYAQGNIILTDSEFTVLTLLRSHRDDDKGVAIMSRHRYPTEICRHFERTTILKLQTALTSSSNPDENQAAKVIEAGNNSLDAPKGKEKDKKGSHKGGKTSEPNKSASDNTRSKQATLKNVLGEALGYGPALAEHIILDAGLVSNTKVNKDNKLDDDKIQALAQAVEKFEDWLQDVISGDKVPEGYILMQKKNPGKDGSNYDGTTGQMYDECCPILLNQFKSREHVNFETFDAALDEFYSKIESQRVEQQQKTKESTANQKLNKIRLDQENRVHILKKEVDNCVRMAELIEYNLEDVDAAILAVRVALAKGMSWEDLARMVKEEKKSGNPVAGLIDQLHLERNCMTLLLSNNLDEMDDDEKTLPADKVEVDLALSAHANARRWYEMKKKQESKQEKTITAHEKAFKAAERKTRLQLSQEKTVATISHMRKVHWFEKFNWFISSENYLVISGRDAQQNEMIVKRYMSKGDLYVHADLHGASSTIIKNHRLEQPVPPLTLNQAGCFTVCHSQAWDSKIVTSAWWVYPHQVSKTAPTGEYLTVGSFMIRGKKNFLPPHPLIMGFGLLFRLDESSLGSHLNERRVRGEEEGINDVEESGPHIEISESESDKGGEATDVPAVAAENSTSLNDVGNPNVSDIVGGDVASVSPQLEDLLDRTLVLGSASLLGKTPVLITSQNNWADEDNHEEKNATVRDKPHISKAERRKLKKGPGSTAANANIEKGNEKAKENGNAVNVPGDSVQNKKPGGGKISRGQRGKLKKIKEKYADQDEEERSIRMALLASSGKANKNEGSDDGKTKTAASVNQKPNASGPQDAPKICYKCKKVGHLARDCPEHPDDTLHLATGVADDRRAGLDDSNELDRVAMEEDDVNEIGEEEKGRLNDVDYLTGNPLPNDILLYAVPVCGPYSAVQSYKYRVKIIPGNAKKGKAAKTAMNLFSHMPEASNREKELMKACTDPELVAAIIGNVKITAAGLTQLKQKQKKSKKSSKGENRS; encoded by the exons ATGGTGAAGGTGCGCCTTAACACCGCCGATGTTGCCGCCGAAGTCAAGTGCTTGCGAAGATTGATCGGCATGCGTTGTTCCAACGTCTACGATCTCTCTCCcaag ACATATATATTCAAGCTAATGAATAGTAGCGGCGTTACGGAGTCGGGAGAGAGCGAGAAAGTACTGTTGTTAATGGAGAGCGGCGTCCGTTTACATACCACTGCTTATGTTCG GGATAAGAGCAATACACCTTCTGGCTTTACCCTCAAATTAAGAAAGCATATTCGAACTAGAAGGCTTGAAGATGTTCGTCAACTCGGTTATGatagg ATAATTCTGTTCCAATTCGGGTTAGGCACTAATGCTCATTATGTAATATTGGAATTGTACGCCCAAGGAAACATTATCCTCACTGATTCCGAATTCACTGTTTTGACACTTCTTCGTTCCCATAG GGATGATGATAAAGGGGTTGCGATCATGTCACGCCATCGTTACCCTACTGAGATCTGCCGGCATTTTGAGCGAACCACCATCTTGAAGCTGCAGACAGCCCTCACTTCTTCTAGTAATCCAGATGAGAATCAAGCTGCTAAGGTTATTGAAGCTGGGAATAATTCACTTGACGCAcctaaaggaaaagaaaaagacaagaaGGGTAGTCACAAGGGTGGGAAAACTTCTGAGCCAAACAAAAGTGCCAGTGATAATACTCGTTCTAAACAGGCTACATTGAAGAATGTTCTTGGAGAGGCATTGGGTTATGGTCCTGCACTCGCTGAGCATATCATTTTAGATGCTGGTCTGGTTTCAAATACAAAAGTAAATAAAGATAACAAGCTTGATGATGATAAGATTCAAGCTTTGGCCCAAGCTGTTGAAAAATTTGAGGACTGGCTGCAAGATGTTATTTCGGGTGACAAGGTTCCTGAAGGATACATTTTAATGCAGAAAAAGAATCCAGGAAAGGATGGCTCCAACTATGATGGAACTACTGGCCAG ATGTATGATGAATGTTGCCCTATTCTATTGAATCAGTTCAAGTCAAGAGAGCatgtgaattttgaaacatttgaTGCAGCTTTGGATGAGTTCTACAGCAAAATTGAGAGCCAAAGGGTTGAGCAACAGCAAAAGACCAAGGAGAGCACTGCCAATCAGAAATTAAACAAGATTCGCTTGGATCAG GAAAATCGTGTTCATATACTGAAGAAAGAAGTTGATAATTGTGTCCGAATGGCAGAATTGATAGAGTACAACCTAGAAGATGTGGATGCTGCCATATTGGCTGTTCGTGTAGCTCTTGCAAAGGGTATGAGTTGGGAGGATCTTGCTCGTATGGtaaaggaagagaagaaatcTGGAAATCCTGTGGCTGGCCTAATTGACCAGCTGCATCTTGAAAGGAATTGCATGACATTGTTACTGAGCAACAATCTTGATGAAATGGATGATGATGAAAAGACACTCCCAGCAGATAAG gttgaagtTGATTTGGCACTTTCAGCTCATGCCAATGCTCGACGGTGGTACGAGATGAAGAAAAAGCAAGAGAGCAAACAGGAGAAGACTATCACAGCACATGAGAAGGCTTTTAAGGCAGCTGAGAGAAAGACTCGTCTTCAGCTTTCACAG GAAAAAACtgttgcaacaatttcacatatGCGCAAAGTTCATTGGTTTGAGAAATTTAATTGGTTCATCAGCAGTGAAAACTATTTGGTTATTAGTGGACGTGATGCTCAACAGAATGAAATGATCGTCAAGAGATATATGTCAAAGGGAGATCT GTATGTTCATGCAGATTTGCATGGGGCATCTAGTACAATAATCAAGAATCACAGACTCGAGCAGCCAGTACCACCTCTTACTTTAAACCAAGCAGGATGTTTCACA GTTTGTCATAGCCAGGCATGGGATTCAAAGATTGTTACCAGTGCTTGGTGGGTTTATCCCCACCAGGTTAGTAAAACTGCTCCTACAGGGGAATATCTTACTGTGGGAAGTTTCATGATACGTGGGAAGAAGAATTTTCTTCCTCCACATCCTCTTATAATGGGATTTGGATTATTGTTTCGCTTGGATGAGAGCTCCTTGGGATCACATCTAAATGAAAGGAGGGTGAGGGGCGAGGAGGAAGGGATAAATGATGTTGAAGAAAGTGGTCCTCACATAGAAATTTCTGAGTCAGAATCAGATAAAGGTGGTGAAGCAACTGATGTGCCTGCAGTAGCTGCTGAGAACAGTACTAGTTTGAATGACGTTGGTAACCCAAATGTATCCGACATTGTAGGCGGTGATGTTGCTTCTGTGAGTCCCCAACTTGAGGATCTCCTTGATCGCACTTTGGTGCTTGGATCTGCTAGTCTCTTGGGTAAAACCCCTGTTCTCATCACATCTCAAAATAATTGGGCAGATGAAGATAACCATGAAGAGAAGAATGCTACAGTTAGGGATAAGCCTCATATTTCAAAAGCTGAAAGAAGAAAGCTCAAGAAAGGACCAGGCAGTACTGCTGCCAATGCTAACATTGAGAAGGGCAATGAGAAGGCAAAAGAGAATGGTAATGCTGTCAATGTACCCGGAGATAGTGTGCAGAATAAGAAACCAGGCGGTGGAAAAATAAGCCGTGGGCAGAGAGGCAAACTCAAGAAAATAAAGGAGAAGTATGCTGACCAGGATGAGGAAGAGAGGAGCATTCGGATGGCATTATTAGCT TCATCTGGGAAAGCTAACAAAAATGAAGGTTCTGATGATGGGAAAACTAAAACAGCTGCCAGCGTCAACCAGAAACCCAATGCTAGTG gTCCTCAAGATGCCccaaaaatatgttataaatgtAAAAAGGTAGGCCATCTTGCCCGGGATTGTCCTGAACATCCTGATGACACTTTGCATCTTGCAACTGGAGTTGCAGATGATCGCCGTGCAGGTTTGGATGACAGTAATGAGTTGGATAGAGTGGCCATGGAGGAAGACGATGTCAACGAGATAGGTGAAGAAGAGAAAGGAAGATTAAATGATGTGGATTACTTGACAGGGAATCCTCTTCCCAATGACATTCTCTTATATGCTGTGCCTGTCTGTGGCCCTTATAGTGCAGTGCAATCATACAAGTACCGCGTAAAGATAATTCCAGGAAATGCAAAGAAAGGAAAAG CTGCAAAGACTGCCATGAATCTGTTTAGCCACATGCCGGAAGCAAGTAATAGAGAGAAGGAATTGATGAAAGCATGCACTGATCCCGAGCTAGTAGCTGCAATTATCGGCAATGTGAAGATAACAGCAGCCGGTCTTACTCAATTGAAACAGAAGCAAAAGAAAAGCAAGAAGAGCAGCAAAGGAGAAAATAGAAGCTAA
- the LOC105796929 gene encoding 30S ribosomal protein S1, chloroplastic, producing MASLAQQFTGLRCPPLSSSRFSVKPKQTQKVGAFASPIVSAVAVSNAQTKDRLELKKMFEDAYERCRTAPMEGVAFTVEDFQNALEKYDFDSELGTKVKGTVFCTDGNGALVDITAKSSAYLPVQEASIHKIKHVEEVGIVPGLREEFMIIGENEADDSLILSLRSIQYELAWERCRQLQAEDVVVKGKVVGANKGGVVALVEGLRGFVPFSQISSKSTAEELLDKELPLKFVEVDEEQSRLVFSNRKAMADSQAQLGIGSVVLGTVQSLKPYGAFIDIGGINGLLHVSQISHDRVSDIATVLQPGDTLKVMILSHDRERGRVSLSTKKLEPTPGDMIRNPTLVFEKAEEMAQTFRQRIAQAEAMARADMLRFQPESGLTLSSDGILGPLASDLPAEGLDLSDVPEAEEV from the exons atggcgTCTTTGGCTCAACAGTTCACAGGTCTAAGATGTCCACCACTCTCCTCATCTCGGTTTTCTGTGAAACCAAAGCAAACCCAGAAAGTGGGCGCTTTTGCTTCTCCTATAGTTTCAGCCGTCGCGGTCTCAAATGCACAGACCAAAGATAGGCTTGAACTCAAGAAGATGTTCGAGGATGCTTACGAACGCTGTCGAACTGCTCCTATGGAAGGCGTTGCTTTTACTGTTGAGGATTTTCAAAATGCTCTTGAGAAATATGACTTTGATTCTGAGCTTGGAACCAAG GTTAAAGGAACAGTTTTCTGCACAGATGGCAATGGGGCATTGGTTGATATTACTGCCAAATCTTCTGCATATCTACCGGTCCAAGAGGCCAGCattcacaaaattaaacatgtagAAGAAGTTGGTATAGTTCCTGGTTTAAGGGAGGAATTTATGATTATCGGTGAAAACGAGGCtgatgatagcttaattttgagcttaagGTCCATCCAATATGAACTTGCCTGGGAAAGATGCAGGCAACTTCAAGCTGAGGATGTTGTCGTGAAGGGCAAG GTTGTTGGTGCAAACAAGGGTGGAGTAGTGGCATTGGTGGAGGGTCTTCGAGGGTTTGTTCCTTTCTCACAGATATCATCG AAATCCACTGCAGAAGAGCTTTTAGATAAGGAGCTCCCTTTGAAGTTTGTAGAGGTTGACGAGGAACAGTCCAGGCTTGTCTTCAGTAACCGCAAGGCCATGGCTGATAGCCAAGCACAGCTCGGAATTGGATCGGTTGTCCTCGGAACTGTTCAGAGCCTGAAACCATATGGTGCTTTCATCGACATTGGTGGAATTAACGGCCTTCTTCACGTCAGTCAAATCAGTCATGATCGTGTTTCAGATATTGCTACGGTTCTTCAACCTGGTGACACTCTGAAG GTCATGATATTGAGCCATGACCGTGAAAGAGGCCGAGTAAGTCTTTCCACAAAGAAACTAGAGCCTACCCCTGGAGACATGATTCGCAATCCAACTCTTGTGTTTGAGAAG GCTGAAGAGATGGCTCAGACGTTCAGGCAGAGAATTGCCCAAGCAGAAGCTATGGCTCGTGCTGACATGCTCAGATTCCAGCCCGAG AGTGGGTTAACTCTGAGCTCTGATGGGATATTAGGTCCCCTTGCATCAGACCTGCCAGCCGAAGGTCTAGACCTCAGTGATGTTCCTGAAGCTGAAGAAGTTTAA